In Campylobacter porcelli, the sequence AATTCAAACGATTGGTTATGGCGAATTATCCCCAATTGCTACAAATAAAACTAAAGAGGGACGCGCTCAAAATCGCCGTGTTGATGCTAAATTTAGAAATTAATTATGCAGATTATAACCGGTTTTGATTATACGGTCATATTGGCATTACTTGCCAAATATGGCCTTAGACTTCTCTTTTCACTACTTATATTTCTTATTGGAAAGTGGGTTGTAGGTAGAATTTGTCTTATTTTACAAAGAGTTATTATTAGAGCTAAAGTTGATAAATTAATAGCTAGTTTTATCATCAATGCAGCCAAAACCATCCTTTTAATCATAGTTATTATCGCCGCACTTGCTAACCTTGGCATTGAAACTACATCATTTATAGCTATGTTTGGTGCAATCGGACTTGGCATAGGAATGACATTTAAGGATTCATTTAGCAATGTTGGTGCTGGGATTTTGATTCTATTTTTTAGACCATTTAAAATTGGAGATAGTGTAGAGATTGGCGGTAGTAGCGGTGTTGTTAGTGAGCTAAATTTATTTAATATGTGTATAGCAACTAGCGATGGCAAAAGCATAATTATCCCAAATAAACAGGTTATAAATAGCAAAATTATCAATTTTTCTATAACTCCCACAAGGCGGATTGATCTATCTTTTAGCGTTGATTATAAAGATGATTTGAAGTTAGCAAAAGAGCTGATATTAAATTTAGCAATCAAAAATGAGCTAATATTAAAAGACCCAATTCCAAGCGTATCAGTAAGCGCCCTTGGAGAGCATAGCGTTGATTTAGTGGCTAAATTTTGGGTGCTTAATGAGAATTATACTTCAGCACAATATTCTATGCTTGAGAGTGTGAAAATTGCATTTGACGAAAGTGGAATTAGCATACCATATCCAAAGATTATAACCCATCATATTTATGAAAAAAGAGATGATAATGAGCAATAAACCTACCATTTTATTTGATCTTGATGGGACGCTTATAGACTCTACGGAGGCTATTTTAAATGGATTTTATAAAGCTTTTAAAGAGCATAATCTTACCCAGCCTACAAAGAAGCAAATCTGTTCGCTAATTGGCCATCCGCTTGAGTATATGTTTGCTTCCCTTGGTGTGCCAAAGCACCTTATAGACTCCTTTATCTTAATTTACAAAGATGATTATAGGCAAAACTATCTATCTCAAACTACTCTTTTGCCAGGCGGATTTGAAGCAGTTAGCAAGGCTAGTAAATTTGCAAATT encodes:
- a CDS encoding mechanosensitive ion channel family protein; the encoded protein is MALLAKYGLRLLFSLLIFLIGKWVVGRICLILQRVIIRAKVDKLIASFIINAAKTILLIIVIIAALANLGIETTSFIAMFGAIGLGIGMTFKDSFSNVGAGILILFFRPFKIGDSVEIGGSSGVVSELNLFNMCIATSDGKSIIIPNKQVINSKIINFSITPTRRIDLSFSVDYKDDLKLAKELILNLAIKNELILKDPIPSVSVSALGEHSVDLVAKFWVLNENYTSAQYSMLESVKIAFDESGISIPYPKIITHHIYEKRDDNEQ